AAGGTGAGTATCACAAAGGGAAATGTTCAGGGAGTGGAGTGTATTATTATTACTTGAGTGGGAGATATGAGGGGGACTGGGTTGACGGAAAGTATGATGGGTATGGAGTTGAGACTTGGACCAGAGGCAGCCGTTTTAGAGGGCAATATATGCAGGGACTTAGGCATGGGTTCGGTGTGTACAGATTTTATACTGGAGATGTTTATGGAGGGGAGTGGTCTAATGGCCAAAGTCATGGTTGTGGAGTTCATACTTGTGAGGATGGAAGTCGATATGTTGGGGAATTTAAGTGGGGTGTCAAGCATGGCCTTGGCCATTACCATTTCAGGTTTAActctcttttttgtttattgCCATTTTTAAATTGCTGTAGTTTTTGTTGTCTTTGGATTTGGTTGTGCTATTTCGGGTTCTTAGGTGTTAGATTTGTTGGTCTTTGAATGGTAGGTGTTAGATTTCTTGGTCCGTGAATTGCATTGGCGGATTCTTTGTACTGAGATTTGGAGTCTTGTTTACTTCCAAATACATAGTTGATGGCCCTACAAAATAATACGCAATAACTGGATTTCTGATGTTTTAGCTAACCAGTATCATTTGAAATGGCTATATGATTCCTAAATCAAGGCTTTCCTAAATTCTTTGGGACTTGGTTACATAAATCATGCTGTCATCATTTTTCTGGAGTGTTAAGTAATCATAGCTTGCATTTACATTTTCCATGTTATGATCCTACTGAACTTATGTTTGTTCAAATGGCCAATGTTATTAGGAATAATACTGTTGTCTCCTGTTTTGCATTGGGAGGCTTCTTTTTATTTGCAGCTATGGATGGATAATTGTtgtatattaatacatattgtTATGTGCAGCTGTAGATGGTTTTGTGTATATTATAACATaagattatttgattttttttttatcggtTATTGAGTTCCAAcaatgtaattttcttttttcagaaaTGGGGACACATATGCTGGGGAATATTTTGCCGACAAGATGCATGGATTTGGTGTCTATCGTTTTGCCAATGGGCATCAGTACGAAGGAGCATGGCATGAGGGTAGAAGACAAGGGCTTGGAATGTACACATTTAGAAATGGGGAAACCCAATCTGGTCACTGGCAAAATGGAATTCTGGATGTTCCAAGTACACAGAACACCACTCATCCTGTATGTCCTGTTGGTGTTTATCATTCCAAAGTACTTAATGCAGTGCAGGTATCTAACTTTTTATggctcaaaattttttttcttgtaggttaaattttattcaatgttTCTGCTAGTGTTAGGGCATACATTGTTGGCAACAATTGTGAATTTTAAATTTCTGGAAGTGCTACTGTCATTGAAATGAATATCTCTCCCAGAGATTATCTTCAGTTTTGCgtttacattttcttttagcattttaatgTGGTATAAGGTAGACATTAATGATATTAgtagaagttttttttttttttcctgaccATTATTTTGGTTGGCTAGAAGAAAATTGCAGGAGTTACCATTACTAGTTTATACTGGAATACCTTCGCATATCATATGTAATTGTAGAGCTCTTTCTAACAGATATCGTTTTACGATCAGGAAGCACGGCGAGCAGCAGAAAGAGCTTATGATGTGGCCAAGGTAGATCAGAGGGTTAATAGGGCAGTAGCAGCTGCTAACAGGTCAGCAAATGCAGCTAGAGTGGCAGCAGTTAAGGCTGTCCAGAAACAAATGCATCATAATAACAATGACTGTGTCCCCATTCCAGTTGTGTGAGACTCTCATGAACGGCATCATTATTAATAGAATTAGGTAAGATGTTAGCAATAGGACACATCTTCTCTGCAGAGTCTATCTTTATTTAAATGGCTGTAAATGGAAGGTTCTTCCATATACTGTCACTTGTAAAGGATAGAGATAATCCATGAGGATCATATTTTGGTCAGTCctttttaaaacatgtatacACAGTTGAGTCCCTTCAAGAATAGGGAGTGGAGAGAGAGCAGATGTAATGGTTACTATGGATAGTgcatatttgtttttgtatctTTGTTACATTTTTGTAAAGTTAGATGTAATGTAAATGCTGGAGCAACCTCGACCCAGCTTTTGTTAAATGTGAAGTCAACTGCTGATTCTGGTTCGTTACAATCGAATATAGTCAtgtttatatgatatattttggCTTCTCCTAAGCAAGTAACAGAATATTGGTCTGGCTTCTTTCCTTGATAAAAGCCAGCACTTATGATTAATCGATATGACCAAACTGAAAAATCCCACTAATTCAGTGGTTTTCCCACTATCTATTCATTTCATACATAGACAAATCTTCATTAGGCATGCAGTTGAACATATCTTCAACCAGTCAAATTAAACAGGCAACGGTTCTGCTGAAAATTTGTTTCGATCAAATTGGATTCAGATTCCCTCTGATTCTGCAATTGATATCGTACTTGAATTATGCTTATGTAGTTTTAAAATACTGATCCACATTAATAGGTCTTATAACAAAGAACCATTTCTTATGCCATACACCCGACACTAGAAAAACACCCCGTGATGAAAATAGCAACATTCTCAAACACCACCAAATTTGATTAACTAGATTCAAAGTAAAAAACACTCAAAAACAGATATTCATGTGTAACAATTCTGTTCAGAACATCTTGCACCAAAAATTATAGTTCAATGacataacaaaagaaaaacattcaGCAATAAAATTAACTCTCAGTCTGCTCCCGCAGCCTACGGATGGTGCTCCTGACAGTCACAGCACTTGCAGTGCTGGCCAAAGATACAAATATTAGAACTAATGCACCTGTAAACATAAGTAGATTAGTATCAATGTAGGTAAAATTCTTACTTCAAAGTGTAAGCACCTCCTGCCTTAACCTTGCCGCAGTCTTTGCAACCCCAGATTCCAACAGCCTTCCTTTTCACTGCATACTGCAAAAAATAAGAGTTCATCAGATCAAAAACATCCATGTAGGAAAGCAAGCAAAAGAAGAACCGGAATTTGATTTGAGATGAGGAAGTAGGAGCAAATGGTACTGATAGTATTACCTTCCCACAGAACTCACAAAAGTACTTGCTGTGCTGACTGACTTCCATCTTTTTAATCTGCTTGCGCAAGCTAGCACCGTATCGGGTACCTGAAATGAGAACATGTTAAAATGCCTAATTTCCAAAAGTTACATTAAAAACATACAAGAATCTTCACAAAATCAACATAGCTTATACGTGGCTAGAAACTTGAATGATCAACCATTCAGTAAAGGAACAGAAAGGGTTTAACAAAAGGCCTTTCTAAATGAAGTTACTGAAACGAATTTCTCTGAATAATGCCATTTTCATAATAGAAGTACAAATAACCAATGTAGTTTATTTACCATTGTTATATCTTTGATACGGAGCTAACTCGACATCCCAAACATTAAAAAGGTACATAAACTAGGTTCAACACTTACCATACTTCCCAACAATCCCAGCCTTCTTGGTTCTCTTGGTCTGTACAAGAAACTCAAgtaagaatattattaatacaatttaCAACTTCCTAATAGTGTAAACAAAGACTCCAGCCATTACAAAGAAACATAGATATAAATGACCATCAAAGAAAAACCAAAGCAGCAATTAATGGGGTTTTCGTTTTCGAATAATATAGATAAACCATCACAAAATAACTACCAGCTCGGAGAATCAATAGCACTCGATGTTATATAtcttatattcattttttccccttaattCAATATCACAGTCGATTCTAATAGCATTATCAAGCTACATCTTGGCAGGGATGTGAGTTGCCATAACTCGTAAAAactcaataacaaattatagaTCTCATTAATTTTCtgcaattaaaaataaaaccataaataattaataagttcaGCAAAATAAATGGATAAACTAAATTACATCGAGAAGCTTGGAGGAAAATAACACAGAGTGAGAAACAGAGAGGTTTACCATTTTGGATGGGTTTGGAGAAGCAGACGAGAAACCCTAAAACCTGACTAAACCGAACAAAGTAGCCAACACAAATGGTTAAAAATGTTATtgcactatatatatatactgccAAGCATACAAGATAAGCCATGGTTAGATTTTTGCCCGAGGACCCGACCCGTATCTGTCAGTTTTGAATCCTAGTGACCCGCAGAAGCATGGGCCTGGCCCAATTGTTGCAAAGCCCAAATTATCATGTGAAATATGCcgaaaatgaattttataaatcatttttaattacttatattgattatatatttaggtaccgataataatatataattatatgattagataattttaaattaagtataaaataaaaaataattatataataacacattatcatagatactcattataaatgtcatatgacacatattttaattgGTATAtaatagggaaaaggactatttcccatccaactTTTAGCCCAATTTCAAACTCACACTTGTGGGAgataaaaaatccaaacttccactcatgaccaaactgtagtccaaatttttagttagggataggggtaaaatcgtcattttacctaaaaattttaaaactttaaaattttaccattttccccctccagattttaaaaactagcacCTCAAACcctcctcaaagtttaaaaagtccctaaggtttgcttccttctccgaccaccaccAACGGCCGACGCATTTCATCGATCTCTCATCTCCGATtacaaaggacgacccttcgtcacCTAGATCTAGACGACTAAGCGTCATCCAGACTTGGAAGAACAGacaaaggacgacgcttcgtcgtcatGTCTGGACGATGCGATGAGCAATGAAGCattgtccttcgtcgtctgggtggagtgACGAATaaagacctcttcgtcgcactaCCGCcatcgcaccaggagaaggaggcgGCCGAAGATGACGTCGGAATATGAAATTGAACaatgggggtgaaactactatttttgaaagttacgGGGGGCAgttgcattttgaaaaatatggaaaccctaggtttggaggtgaaaatgttatttttcaaagtttaaaaactttaggtaaaagtgaaatgttagtttctaaaacctatgggggtgaaaagtaataaactttataacttttaatataaacagtaaaataactattttacctttccctttaacaaaaaaaattaacagaagtttgctTATAGGTGAGAATAGAGATTTTTCATCTCCCATGggtataagtttgaaaatgaccTAAAAGTTatgtggaaaatagtcattttccctatataatataatcaagaTGGACAAATTTTACTATGcataaacttataaataataataataataaattaaaattatttgaaaagttcaaaCAAGCTCAAGATAGGTAAGCTTGAGCATAAGGAGTTTTGTATTATCGAgttttagatcaaatttaagtctaagttatattattttattaaattcaagtATAGGAATATTTGATTCCTCAAACTCATGagtataaaaagtttaatttgaattaactaaaatggtattgttttgactaatatgcatcaaaacaatattattttaaccgattttaatttcactataatattaagttgaacttaactatatatattataatcgAACTTAAGATCAacttatatcaaatcaaatcgaactTGAGTTAGTTTGACAAAAACTCTAGACTTGAGATCGGCATGAGTCCATTTCTACAGTTAGGATCATTATGTAGTaggtataatttaattaataatattattattattaaattaaaattattaagaaccAGTACTTACAGAAACTCAGTCTGTCTTTCATAATCTTTAACCTTGAATTATACATCTTCagaagtatataaattaatacaaactATTTCTACATTTCGACAGGTCAAAGATCAGCTCTAATGGTGCCAACGCCATGAGTTTCTGCTTCATGCATGCAAGCTAATTAAACACGGGAAAGCGGGCATCATATGGAACTAAATTTCGGAGATATAAATATTCTGATCCAACTGAAACTAGAAATACTAGTTTTTCATTGAAATGTTTTGAATTAAAGCCCTGGATGTACCTATGTAATCAAACCCTATGTAATCTGCACGAGGATACAAGCTAGAAACCTGCTACACACAAGCTTTACAATATTATTGTGTACTGAAAAGTAAGAATAAGATATGTCCATAATCCTGTAGATGTGTAGCATCGTCCAATGTCTGTTAAGAGAGAAAAGTACCCAAAATGGTACCAAGTATCAAGACTACCCAATAGTCGATCATCAACAAGAAGGCAGGTAATGAGGATTGATCACAAAAGAAAACAGACAGCAACTTTgtaccaaccaaaaaaaaaaaaaaaccattttgaTGCTGGATTGAACCCGTTTCATAATTGCAGTTAATACTTTGAAGAAACAATATAAGGCATGGAGAAGGAAAGCCCCATACTGCTGCCTGCCATACCAAATCCCACCCCCACCCaccaagaaaaatattttcgCAAAATTAACAGGTACCCTAAAAGCACTGTGGATGAATTTCTTCTAACAAGATACAATCAGCATCACTATCctctaaataaattttctaatatcctTGATCTTTTGGGATCTGGAGGCCGGAAATCCTCCAATCTCAAATTGGAGCTCATTCGAATCTCATTTAATTCAGTTTCTCCtttaattgatttaacattCTCTAATACGCTACCAAGAACATCACCAGCAAGCCCAATTCGTATAAGTCGTCCAGGCTCCTCTCCTCCTTCATACAACATTCGCCCTATGTCTCTCAAGGGTATTACATTCTCAACAATGACTTGCCCAAAGATACGGCCAAGAAATTCTGCTGCTTTTGGGGCATCATTTACCGCATCCTCCAAAGTACTAAGAACAGATTCAAACCTGCCCAATGGTAATAAGTCAATAagagattaattattttatctacaatttaaaaaaaaaattgtataaatgcCTAACATAATAAATCTTTCCTACCCTTTCGTGAGCTGAACTGGACTTAACATGCTGTCCTCAGATTTTGCAAGATTAACCAGAAGCCTTGCCAAAAGATCCCTTTCCATGTCCTTCCTCTCAAAAGAGTCTGTAACCCAGAGAGAGACCATTGAAGGATGGAAGCTTGGGGAATTCAATTCCTTAATGCACGAAGCAACTTCTTCCTCATCCCTGGCACTgaaaagattaagaaaaaggaaaaagaatgtgaaaagatttttcaaatttgtccCAAGccaattctaaaaaataaaatttcatttgccAGCAAAGGAAATAATCATTGGATTATTTTACACTAAATCAGAAGCCATGAAGTATTATTGTTGAACCTCCTATTAAAACAATTCACACATTGAGCTCTAGTTAAGAacagatttcaaattttgaacaaaaagaGTGATTTTTTACTGAAAAAACACACACTCTAACTCCGATGAAAGAaatcaagtaattaaataatcatttatacacataacattcaATATGAACTTAATGTTCATACAAGATTCAATCAACCGAAAGATCGATAAGCAAGCATATAGGCATTGATGTGATACCTGTAAAATTCTTTAATTGCTGCCAAGGACATATCTTGCAGTTGTTCTCTTGAACACACCTTCTCAGATGAAACATTAGGAGTGGAAGCTTGTCCCTGGCCTCGTGTGGGTGGTGAAGTTGTAACAGGTCTGTCAAAACTTCGATCTGGGGTCCTTGTATCCCTATTAGCAAAATTGATGTTATGCTCCTGAGCACTCATTTGATCAAAAGCAGTTGGGCCTGCAAATTTATCTGGAAGGTATCTTGGCATTAGATCCTCTCTAGAACCATAAACAGTTCGCTCTGATAAAGAACTGAAACCGTTCATACCCACTGTCATTCTTCTAGATTCACCAACACCAGAAGACAGATCAGGCACCGGAGTGCTTGACATTGCCGGTGGACCTCTACTTGACATTTCTCTGGCAAGACCACCTTGAGGCCCCAAAGTAATTGAATCATCACCCATAAGCCTGTGAGGCAAGGGAACTGACATGGTCCTAGCATCATATGATTGCCTATCATCCATTCGTACATCCTGAATAAGATAACCACGACTTTGAGAGGGCAACCCACGAAAACCACCCATCTGAGAAGTTGGGGAAGATAACATAGCTGATCTAGGACCAAAATCCATAGCTGCCCTTCTTGACAAAGAATTCATACCAGAACCTCTTGCCAGCCTATTAGTTTGAGCTTGCCGTTCTTGTGCAGCATCTCTGTGCACTTCCTCAATCTTTTTTGGTCCTTCAACCTTCCTCCTCTGCTGCCACTTATTATTCCTCAACTCAATTGCATCCTTCAACATAAACCTAACTCTAGACGATAACTTCATATTGCTTGACAACTTCGCCATCCTATCAAAATATGCATCCATATGCTCTCTGGCTTTGGGATGGTCTATCATTTCCCCTATTGTGCTCATCAATTTACACAAAGCTTCAACATCTTCCTCATCAGGACTCTCATACTGACCCAGCAACTTCTGGATACATTCATGCATAATTCTTTCAGtcaacattttcttcttgtaCAGCTCACCAATCAGCCTAATGTTACCAAGCATCCGTCTTCGGGCCTtaattctcttttcttctctttcctcATCAGACTGCTTATTCTCACCTTCTTTGTCAACTTTGTTAGCTTCTTCTTGCTCTCGCTCCCCTCTCTCAAATTCCTCTTGGCATTTGTTCAGCAGCAATCTCTTAAAAGTAATCTTTTCATTGTCTTCACTAAAATCAGGCAACTCCCCAGCAAGATAAAAGCAGAAGTTTGCATACATCTCACAGAATGTAGGCTCCATCAAAGCTTTATCAAAAATTTGAGAGATGACACCAGTAAGTGTTACAGCATTGTCAATATTTACTGCTTTTACTTGCTCAAAAAGTTTATCAAAATTCTGAGGTGTTAGCTTGTTCAGAATAGCTTTCAGCTGCCGCTGTTTGGCTTCTTCCTCATCTGCCACTTCACCCACTTGATACTTCTTCTCTGCTTTGTGCATGACCTGTAATGGAGTTGGAGAAGGAATTAAACCCTTCTGCTGGAAATTTGTAGCACGTTGCCACCTGTCAGCATCAGGACTACTTCTCTGCATCCCACCCTGAGGACCCATAGACTGCATAGGCCCAGATAAGATCCCTCCGGCATACTGCACAGGCATCTGCACCCGTGGATTTCTTAGGACACCGTAGTTACCTCCTTGGCCAGGTCGAAATCCTGTATTACCACCATAACTGACATCCAGACGCATATCCCTCCCCAAATTTGATCCAGGTACTCTACCCCACCTGTCATCATCAACCATTGTGCCACCACGACGATCCATTCGTGGTCCCCCAGTCTGCCTATCCATTACTCTTCCAGGACTAGGGTATGAATCACGATCAACAAGATGAGAGACACTGATATTAGTACCCATCAAGACCTCCGCAATATCAGATGCAATCTCAAAGCCATCTGGAAGCTCAGTACATTGCTCAGAAAATTTCAGGAGGAAATCTCTGGAGTACTTTTTTCCCAGGTTCCCATCTCTGTTGTCCTTGTTTTGCACCAATGGTCTTGTAGACTGTTCCCCAACACCTGAGGGTTCTAATTTAGGTGTGGAGATGTCAGCTGCATCTTCCCAATCATCAGGCTCCATTTTACTCTGCACAACTTTCTCACTTGCTACAGCAACTACAGGTGACTGTTTTAAATTAACAACAGTAGATAAGTTTTCCACAGTTTCTAAAGGCAAAACAACCTCCTTCTTCTCTTCGGGACCCTTATAAGCCATGTACAGATCAGAAGTTGTCCCAGCAGCATCTGCTTTCTGAAGAatttctttcctcttcttcttaGCTTTACCAGTAGTGCTCTTTGACCTAGTTAATTCTGGTACAGGCTTCTCTTTGGTACCAGTTGTTGGAAGTGATGCCAATCCAGCCCCCATGTTCTCCAGACCTTCCCcttcatttttcataatttctcCAGGAGT
This sequence is a window from Mangifera indica cultivar Alphonso chromosome 5, CATAS_Mindica_2.1, whole genome shotgun sequence. Protein-coding genes within it:
- the LOC123216237 gene encoding alsin homolog isoform X1; the protein is MHQKKSEVQIGKESSGVSSDFNPTPPLFVFPSNIHQKHQSASETTASTIQGIRQILIQKDPITPSSPSPSPYKRPQHSSSISKTSTLYQLRPPQFNSHRQNPAFISLPVAAKSAVFRLLRRFKHLRRLRVHLRLILLLSLPFFYFLVSHPSHSFFLDFLSAFAFSAALLFSLNLARPRLPSIRLFLARSFPIKLASSPTVTKPPLPVFWSIGSRPKLDKRVNSGCWVQVYSNGDVYEGEYHKGKCSGSGVYYYYLSGRYEGDWVDGKYDGYGVETWTRGSRFRGQYMQGLRHGFGVYRFYTGDVYGGEWSNGQSHGCGVHTCEDGSRYVGEFKWGVKHGLGHYHFRNGDTYAGEYFADKMHGFGVYRFANGHQYEGAWHEGRRQGLGMYTFRNGETQSGHWQNGILDVPSTQNTTHPVCPVGVYHSKVLNAVQISFYDQEARRAAERAYDVAKVDQRVNRAVAAANRSANAARVAAVKAVQKQMHHNNNDCVPIPVV
- the LOC123216237 gene encoding alsin homolog isoform X2; this translates as MHQKKSEVQIGKESSGVSSDFNPTPPLFVFPSNIHQKHQSASETTASTIQGIRQILIQKDPITPSSPSPSPYKRPQHSSSISKTSTLYQLRPPQFNSHRQNPAFISLPVAAKSAVFRLLRRFKHLRRLRVHLRLILLLSLPFFYFLVSHPSHSFFLDFLSAFAFSAALLFSLNLARPRLPSIRLFLARSFPIKLASSPTVTKPPLPVFWSIGSRPKLDKRVNSGCWVQVYSNGDVYEGEYHKGKCSGSGVYYYYLSGRYEGDWVDGKYDGYGVETWTRGSRFRGQYMQGLRHGFGVYRFYTGDVYGGEWSNGQSHGCGVHTCEDGSRYVGEFKWGVKHGLGHYHFRNGDTYAGEYFADKMHGFGVYRFANGHQYEGAWHEGRRQGLGMYTFRNGETQSGHWQNGILDVPSTQNTTHPVCPVGVYHSKVLNAVQEARRAAERAYDVAKVDQRVNRAVAAANRSANAARVAAVKAVQKQMHHNNNDCVPIPVV
- the LOC123216239 gene encoding 60S ribosomal protein L37a is translated as MTKRTKKAGIVGKYGTRYGASLRKQIKKMEVSQHSKYFCEFCGKYAVKRKAVGIWGCKDCGKVKAGGAYTLNTASAVTVRSTIRRLREQTES